One region of Flavobacterium sp. KACC 22763 genomic DNA includes:
- a CDS encoding sensor of ECF-type sigma factor encodes MKIKNILPLLLFLTSFSIFAQNGKIDEKREKIKAFKVSFLTTELELTSTEAEKFWPIYNAYDDKQYELKYLKMKTYLRQLKDDNFKNLSDKEAATLLSQIESTDKEIYQLREKYMSSLKKVLPAKKILLLKKSEDDFNRKLLQQYRDKGNKD; translated from the coding sequence ATGAAAATAAAAAACATTTTACCGCTATTGCTATTTCTGACAAGTTTTTCAATTTTTGCCCAAAATGGAAAAATTGATGAAAAGCGAGAAAAGATTAAAGCTTTTAAAGTGTCATTTTTAACGACCGAATTAGAATTAACTTCAACTGAAGCCGAAAAATTCTGGCCAATTTATAATGCTTATGATGACAAGCAGTATGAATTAAAGTATTTAAAAATGAAAACGTATCTGAGACAATTAAAAGATGACAATTTTAAAAACCTTTCAGATAAAGAAGCAGCGACATTATTATCTCAAATTGAAAGTACAGATAAAGAAATATACCAGCTTCGTGAAAAATACATGAGCAGTTTAAAAAAAGTACTTCCTGCAAAGAAAATATTATTGCTTAAAAAATCTGAAGACGACTTTAATCGAAAATTATTGCAGCAATATCGAGACAAAGGAAATAAAGATTAA
- a CDS encoding oxidoreductase — protein MKKLALFCVIFILLMSFRTFNYKTDVVYNNGFTSMTVDTLFKDRISIRAILIDKNKVWYGADNSRFGYYDLDKKEKFEEHIYRDTLKLEFRSIAQTSKDIFLLSVANPALLYSVSKKDRKVKLVYKEINPKVFYDSMQFWNDKEGIAIGDPTEDTFSIIVTRDGGETWTKLLSDKLPTNSTGEAAFAASNTNIVIKGNDTWLVSGGKKARVFYSPDKAKTWKVVETPIVQGKQMTGIFTADFYDSKQGFIAGGDYDLPNNKANNKAFTKDGGKTWQLIGQNMGFGYASCIQYVPGGNGREIVCVGSEGIQYSQNGGENWMQLSTDNRFFTIRFVNRNTAIAAGHNKVVRLNFK, from the coding sequence ATGAAAAAACTCGCTTTATTTTGTGTTATTTTTATTTTGCTGATGTCTTTTAGGACATTTAATTATAAAACTGACGTTGTTTACAATAATGGCTTTACATCAATGACAGTAGATACATTATTTAAAGACAGAATTAGTATTAGAGCAATTCTAATTGATAAAAATAAAGTTTGGTACGGGGCCGATAATTCGCGTTTTGGATATTATGATTTGGATAAAAAGGAAAAATTTGAAGAACATATTTATCGTGATACGCTCAAATTGGAATTTAGAAGTATAGCGCAAACTTCAAAAGATATTTTTTTGCTGAGTGTGGCAAACCCAGCACTTCTTTATTCTGTTTCAAAAAAGGACCGCAAAGTTAAATTGGTTTACAAAGAAATTAATCCGAAAGTTTTTTACGATAGCATGCAGTTTTGGAACGATAAGGAAGGAATTGCAATTGGAGATCCTACAGAAGATACTTTCTCAATTATTGTTACTCGTGATGGTGGTGAAACTTGGACAAAACTGCTTTCTGATAAATTGCCAACAAATAGCACAGGAGAAGCGGCTTTTGCTGCCAGCAATACCAATATCGTTATAAAAGGAAACGATACATGGCTAGTTTCGGGCGGAAAAAAAGCACGTGTTTTTTATTCTCCAGATAAGGCAAAAACATGGAAAGTTGTAGAAACTCCTATTGTACAAGGAAAACAAATGACAGGAATTTTTACTGCCGATTTTTACGATTCTAAACAAGGTTTTATTGCAGGAGGAGATTATGATCTTCCTAATAATAAAGCCAATAATAAAGCTTTTACAAAAGATGGTGGTAAAACTTGGCAATTAATTGGCCAAAATATGGGATTTGGCTATGCGTCATGCATACAATATGTTCCTGGAGGAAATGGAAGAGAAATTGTTTGTGTAGGCTCTGAAGGAATACAATATTCTCAAAATGGAGGAGAAAACTGGATGCAACTTTCTACAGATAACAGATTTTTTACCATTCGATTTGTGAACAGAAATACTGCAATTGCTGCAGGACATAATAAAGTAGTTCGACTTAATTTTAAATAA